A single window of Rhodococcus jostii RHA1 DNA harbors:
- the ctaD gene encoding cytochrome c oxidase subunit I, whose protein sequence is MNLAFQQHRPVRPFPARHRPKGSFFYKMITTTDPKDLGILYLITSFVFFMAGGLMALLIRGELAVPGLQFLSNEQYNQLFTMHGTIMLLLYATPIVFGFANYILPLQIGAPDVAFPRLNAFSYWAFLFGGTIAIAGFVTPGGAADFGWTAYSPLTSALHAPGVGADLWIMGLALSGLGTILGGVNMITTVICLRAPGMIMFRMPIFTWNIFITSILILVAFPILTAALMGLFVDRHLGGNLYDPATGGVLLWQHLFWFFGHPEVYIVALPFFGIVSEIFPVFSRKPLFGYSGLVYATIAIAALSIAVWAHHMYATGAVLLPFFSFMTFLIAVPTGVKIFNWIGTMWKGQLTFETPMLFSLGFLITFIFGGLTGVILASPPLDFHVTDSYFVIAHFHYVLFGTIVFATYAGIYFWFPKMTGRMLDERLGKWHFWTTFTGFHGTFLVQHWLGAEGMPRRYADYLPSDGFTVLNSVSTVFAFVLGASTVPFVWNVFKSYRYGEVVTVDDPWGFGNSLEWATTCPPPRHNFTELPRIRSERPAFELHYPHMVDRMHREAHVGVRGAVAHATEPAGADPKVNRQ, encoded by the coding sequence GTGAATCTGGCATTTCAACAGCATCGTCCGGTCCGTCCGTTTCCGGCCCGGCATCGCCCCAAGGGCAGCTTCTTCTACAAGATGATCACGACGACGGATCCCAAGGACCTGGGGATTCTGTACTTGATCACGTCGTTCGTCTTCTTCATGGCCGGCGGTCTGATGGCCCTGCTGATCCGCGGCGAGCTCGCCGTTCCGGGTCTGCAGTTCCTGTCGAACGAGCAGTACAACCAGCTGTTCACGATGCACGGCACGATCATGCTGCTGCTGTACGCGACGCCGATCGTGTTCGGGTTCGCCAACTACATCCTGCCGCTGCAGATCGGCGCCCCCGACGTCGCGTTTCCTCGTCTCAACGCGTTCAGTTACTGGGCGTTCCTGTTCGGCGGCACCATCGCGATCGCGGGTTTCGTCACCCCCGGCGGTGCCGCGGACTTCGGCTGGACGGCGTACTCGCCGCTGACGAGCGCGCTGCATGCGCCGGGTGTCGGCGCCGATCTGTGGATCATGGGGCTTGCGTTGTCCGGTCTCGGCACCATCCTCGGCGGGGTCAACATGATCACCACCGTCATCTGCCTGCGAGCCCCGGGCATGATCATGTTCCGGATGCCGATCTTCACGTGGAACATCTTCATCACCAGCATCCTGATCCTGGTGGCGTTCCCGATCCTCACCGCAGCGCTGATGGGGCTGTTCGTCGACCGCCACCTGGGCGGGAATCTGTACGACCCGGCCACCGGCGGCGTGCTGCTGTGGCAGCACCTGTTCTGGTTCTTCGGCCATCCGGAGGTGTACATCGTCGCGCTGCCGTTCTTCGGCATCGTGTCGGAGATCTTCCCGGTCTTCAGCCGCAAGCCGCTCTTCGGGTACAGCGGGCTCGTCTACGCGACGATCGCCATCGCGGCCCTGTCGATCGCCGTGTGGGCGCACCACATGTACGCGACGGGCGCGGTGCTGTTGCCGTTCTTCTCGTTCATGACGTTCCTCATCGCGGTGCCCACCGGGGTGAAGATCTTCAACTGGATCGGCACCATGTGGAAAGGGCAGCTGACGTTCGAGACCCCCATGCTGTTCTCGCTCGGCTTCCTCATCACGTTCATCTTCGGCGGTCTCACCGGCGTCATCCTCGCGAGCCCGCCGCTGGACTTCCACGTCACCGACAGCTACTTCGTGATCGCCCACTTCCACTACGTGCTGTTCGGGACGATCGTGTTCGCCACGTACGCCGGCATCTACTTCTGGTTCCCGAAGATGACCGGACGCATGCTCGACGAGCGTCTCGGCAAATGGCATTTCTGGACCACGTTCACCGGTTTCCACGGCACGTTCCTCGTCCAGCACTGGCTCGGCGCCGAGGGGATGCCGCGCCGCTACGCCGACTACCTGCCCTCGGACGGCTTCACCGTCCTCAACTCGGTCTCCACGGTGTTCGCGTTCGTCCTGGGCGCGTCGACCGTGCCGTTCGTCTGGAACGTCTTCAAGAGCTACCGGTACGGCGAGGTGGTCACTGTGGACGATCCGTGGGGGTTCGGCAACTCCCTGGAGTGGGCGACGACGTGCCCGCCGCCGCGGCACAACTTCACCGAACTGCCGCGCATCCGCTCCGAGCGTCCCGCGTTCGAACTGCACTATCCGCACATGGTCGACCGGATGCACCGCGAGGCACATGTCGGCGTGCGGGGCGCGGTGGCGCACGCGACCGAACCCGCAGGCGCCGACCCGAAGGTGAACCGCCAGTAA
- the leuA gene encoding 2-isopropylmalate synthase, translating into MSPADAFTSGTRTITPPSKPAPSDQPEWNTQKNSSMPTFRYRSFSEEVEPVSLPDRSWPDKVIDRAPQWCAVDLRDGNQALIDPMSPARKRRMFELLVRMGYKEIEVGFPSASQTDFDFVREIIEDGAIPDDVTIQVLTQSRPELIKRTFEACEGANKVIVHFYNSTSILQRRVVFKAERDVIKKIATDAATLALEEAKQYPDTQWRWEYSPESYTGTELEYAKEVCDAVTEVLQPTPENPVILNLPATVEMATPNVYADSIEWMHRNLARRDSVILSLHPHNDRGTGVAAAELGYQAGADRIEGCLFGNGERTGNVCLVTLGLNMFTRGVDPQIDFSNIDEIRRTVEYCNQLPVHERHPYGGDLVYTAFSGSHQDAINKGLDAMKFDADSQDADVDDILWAVPYLPIDPKDVGRTYEAVIRVNSQSGKGGVAYIMKADHGLVLPRRLQIEFSQAVQRITDGEGGEVSPKEMWDVFHEEYLAPITPLERMKQKVTASEEDGGTDSITATVKVDGKEHEISGSGNGPLAAFVDALATIDFDVRVLDYSEHAMSAGDDAQAAAYVECAVTAPDGRNTVVWGVGIATSITTASLRAVVSAVNRAH; encoded by the coding sequence ATGTCCCCCGCTGACGCCTTTACCTCCGGAACGCGCACCATCACGCCGCCTTCCAAGCCTGCTCCCTCCGATCAGCCGGAGTGGAACACGCAGAAGAATTCGTCGATGCCGACGTTCCGCTACCGCTCCTTCTCCGAGGAAGTGGAGCCGGTGTCGCTGCCGGACCGCTCGTGGCCCGACAAGGTCATCGACCGCGCGCCGCAGTGGTGCGCGGTCGACCTCCGTGACGGCAACCAGGCGCTGATCGACCCGATGAGCCCCGCCCGCAAGCGCCGCATGTTCGAACTGCTGGTGCGGATGGGCTACAAGGAGATCGAGGTCGGCTTCCCGTCGGCGAGCCAGACGGACTTCGACTTCGTCCGCGAGATCATCGAAGACGGCGCGATTCCGGACGACGTCACCATCCAGGTACTCACGCAGTCCCGGCCGGAACTGATCAAGCGCACGTTCGAGGCCTGTGAGGGCGCGAACAAGGTGATCGTCCACTTCTACAACTCGACGTCCATCCTGCAGCGCCGGGTGGTGTTCAAGGCCGAGCGTGACGTGATCAAGAAGATCGCGACCGACGCGGCGACCCTGGCCCTCGAAGAGGCGAAGCAGTACCCCGACACGCAGTGGCGCTGGGAGTACTCCCCCGAGTCGTACACCGGCACGGAACTCGAGTACGCCAAGGAGGTGTGCGACGCCGTCACCGAGGTGCTGCAGCCGACGCCGGAGAACCCGGTGATCCTGAACCTGCCCGCCACCGTCGAGATGGCGACGCCCAACGTGTACGCCGACTCCATCGAGTGGATGCACCGCAACCTGGCCCGCCGCGACTCGGTGATCCTGTCGCTGCACCCCCACAACGACCGCGGCACCGGCGTGGCCGCCGCCGAGCTGGGCTACCAGGCCGGCGCCGACCGCATCGAGGGCTGCCTGTTCGGCAACGGTGAGCGCACCGGCAACGTCTGCCTGGTCACGCTCGGGCTCAACATGTTCACCAGGGGCGTCGACCCGCAGATCGACTTCTCGAACATCGACGAGATCCGCCGCACCGTCGAGTACTGCAACCAGCTGCCCGTCCACGAGCGTCACCCGTACGGCGGCGACCTCGTGTACACCGCGTTCTCCGGCAGCCACCAGGACGCGATCAACAAGGGTCTCGACGCCATGAAGTTCGACGCCGACTCACAGGACGCGGACGTCGACGACATCCTGTGGGCGGTTCCCTACCTGCCGATCGACCCCAAGGACGTGGGCCGCACGTACGAGGCCGTGATCCGCGTCAACTCGCAGTCCGGCAAGGGCGGCGTCGCGTACATCATGAAGGCCGATCACGGGCTGGTGCTGCCGCGTCGCCTGCAGATCGAGTTCTCGCAGGCCGTCCAGCGGATCACCGACGGTGAGGGCGGCGAGGTGTCGCCCAAGGAGATGTGGGACGTCTTCCACGAGGAGTACCTGGCTCCGATCACGCCGCTCGAGCGGATGAAGCAGAAGGTCACGGCGTCCGAGGAGGACGGCGGCACCGACTCCATCACCGCGACCGTGAAGGTCGACGGCAAGGAGCACGAGATCTCGGGTTCGGGCAACGGCCCGCTCGCCGCGTTCGTCGACGCGCTCGCCACGATCGACTTCGACGTGCGGGTTCTCGACTACTCCGAGCACGCCATGTCGGCCGGTGACGACGCCCAGGCGGCCGCGTACGTCGAGTGCGCGGTGACCGCTCCCGACGGACGGAACACCGTGGTCTGGGGTGTCGGCATCGCGACGTCGATCACCACCGCGTCGCTGCGCGCCGTCGTGTCGGCGGTCAACCGCGCGCACTGA